The DNA sequence GGAATAAAGAATACTGAATAAGGGATGGTCTACCTGGACTTCACCTTCGTTCCCCATTACAAAATGAGTATTTCTTGCACATTTGAAATAAGACTTGATAACGGACACTAAGGTGAATGTACGGTATGATGAATGCAAGTTGTAAGTACTCCTATGTAAAATGTATAAGTGCATTTCTGTTTTGTTGAACAAATATTTTCAGTTATTACAATTTCTGTTCAAATAATGGAGTAATATCTTTGTGTTCATATTTTGTAAAGAGATCAAATATAAGGTTTTGATTGCAGGAATAAAAATTCACAATGTTTCTGTAACAAAATCAAATTCACAATGAAATCAGAGGTATTTGTTATTTGTTTACGGTCATTTGATTCGGTCAAAACACATTGACAGATATTATCGCCCAAGAATACAAAATGTCTGTCTAGTCGCTTCGCATTGCTGAGTCTGGCAAGACTAGTCTGTCTGAACCACAAGGGTTCACCCTTTCATTACATAAAGAAGACATAACGACAGAGTAGGACACGTCATTGGTCTTTCCCACATAAAAACATTTGACACTCTGGGGCGAACATGCACTATGGAGTCATACAGtaccttctgaaagtattcacacccctggactttttccacatttcgtggGGTTACAGCCTGCAAttgaaatggattacatttagatgcGTCActaatctacagacaataccccataatgtcagagGGATTATATTTTTTGAgatgtctacaaattaataaaacatttaagctgaaatgtcttgtcaataagtattcaaccattTTGCTATGGCAAGCCTCTAAGTTCAGgattaaaaatgtgcttaacaagttgcatggactcactgtgtgcaataatagtgtttaacttGATTTTTAAATGAGTACCCCATCTTTGGGGGTACAAACACCTGTAAATTCCCTTAgtagagcagtgaatttcaagcacagattccaCCAAAGACCAGGAAGTTTTCCAATAgtttgcaaagaagggcacagATTAGTAGatggcaacaaaaaaaagcagacattgaatatccctttgaacatgaagttattacactttggatggtgtatcaatacacccagtcaaagATACAGGCGCCCTTCCTAACTCcgctgccagagaggaaggaaacttcccaataggtgcccttctttttggttgaatctgtgtttgaaatgcactgctcaactgaaggaccttacagataattgtacagTTGTCATTAATTTTTTTTACGTATTATTGCACACAGCGATTCCATCCAACTTCTGTGACTtgctaagcacatttttactacttatttaggcttgccataaaaggGGTTGTGAATAattgactcaatacatttttCATTCATTAGAAACaaatctaaaaacataattccgctttcacgttatggggtattgtgtgtgtaggccagtgacaaatcGCAATTTGGTCAATTTCTTAGGGCGGCAGGTTGagtcagtaaccaaaaggtcgctggttcgaccTAAAATAAAATATACACATTCTTTGACCTAGGTTGCCTTCAAAAGCAATGTCTGCCTGTTCTAGAGCAGTGACTGTTCCCTTCAGTTTGTTGCCTATACTAGATGGATATAGGTTCAGACATTTTGAAATAGCACAgttaaatagaaatcaaactggatggacatcagaaagaGGAAAAACTAAAAgtgtataagatgtataaactgaaggtttattagtttactccaattgggggattgGTGGTGTTTGCGGGGGGAAATAAAGTATATtcttaaaaatgtatatatatttaccaaaaaTATAGGGGGGGGATTGGAAATGCAGAcaaattacattgatggaagcaacaatctttcTGCAATagtaagctgatccaccccttaaAGATACTGTGAGTGCTAAGGCTTAGGCCAGGATTTAATCCGATCTGGCGCCGTTGGCAATGCACCTTTTTAAGAGGCAAATGTAAACGCGTTGCTGCACAGCTCGGCTTAGTCGGAAATTAAATTGAAATGGTGCATAGCCGACAAAAGCACAATCGTATTGCATCCTGACCTTTGGCAGACATACTTTGTTACATTCTTGTCTTGAAAAGACATGACAAAGACTCCTATTAGATAGGTTTTTTTATTCAGCCATTTCTTTTTCCACATATTGCTTTGGTTGCAAGACATTAAGACCTATAAAAGAACAAAACATTACACCTACAAAAGAAAAGTTACTTGAGCCCTTCTGGACTCTGGCTCTGATTGGACATATGCCATCCGACCTGTAGAGTACAACCAAAATGCTGATGGTTTTCTGTAACAGTAAAACAGGAAGCAGCATTCCATATACCGTAGTAAAGTTGCCCATGTCTACGATCACACTTAAATTGTGCCATAAAAGAAATAAGACGAAAGCACTGACCCCAATTCACAGTATAAATACATCATACAGTACGTTACTCTGTACGAGCAGTGTCATCCAGCATATAGAAACGAGTCATTAGTTATTGGGAAACATGCACGTGCAATTCAATTTGATATCCAGTGTAGGTAGTTTAACCTCTCCAGTGAAAGGATGCAATATCCTTAATATATTTGTTTACATATACTTGTAGGATCATTTCTCAAATCATGACATGTACATCATTCAATTTTAAGTTGGTATGTAACAATCAGGCTGATTTAATTCGCTACATTTTCTAGGGACTGTGCTGCCTCACAATATAATGCTACtgtaaaagaagaaaaaaaaaaaacttgtccTGAATCAAAACAATTCTCTTATTTCGCCGTGCCATTTCATACTTAACATTGCAATAATTTCAGCACATTTGTTAATGCCAAGGGTTTcagtaaaataaacaaataaggTGCCACCTTTACAAGGTCTGGGACATGATTGACTTGATGCCCCTGAGTGTTTAAATTAGGATTATCAAAAATAACTTAGAGTTGTGTAAATCAGGAACCAGTTTGTGCAGACGTCGCACCCGAATCTAATGTCCAATGGCTTCCCAAAATGGTTACTCAAGATACTCTTCACCCGTGGGCCCAAGGCTCCGTTCACACTGCTCGCCGTAAAAATCTATACAAGGAAGTCATTTCATTGGTCCTAGCCAGCAGAATCATTGATTAGAACGAATGAAATGGCTTCCTTTCTGGCATAGTTTTTTTCCCTGCAAGCAATGTGAACGGACCCTTATGGATTCCAAACCATGTACTCGAAAGTAGGACTCCAGAGTTAGTCTTTTCATCGGAAAGCTTCACTTGTGTATACAGTACATATTTTCAGACATACATaaacagggttgggtaggttaatCCGTTAATTACTAGTTTACATGTGAAATTCTAAATCAGTCACATAACTTTTAGATTCCTCAAACTTTACTTTGTTACTTTCCCTTTAAGATGATTCGAAGACAAAATGTATATTACCAATTGaatgacatctattgcaggatgaATAAATGTTAAGGGCTGGCCATAATGGATGTTGCATTTTAATGACAGTCTATAGGCatctgctagcagatacccatagacttccagtcattggctAGCAAAACTACCTCCCAACTTCCTTCTGGACACGGAAATAAGAGTGGTATCCATGAGTTCCGGGGGAAGTAGATCAAATCGTTAAGTATCCCTTTAAAActtgctgatttgaatgtcaggAGAAAATGGAAAGGAGTCCGATTTCCCCGGGCCCccaacatcctttctgaattcaAAAGTATCAAATCTGATTACAATCATTTTGCCGGTAACGGATTAGTTTGTTTTgttacatgtaatccgttactccaACCCTGCAATATAAATATACTAAGCTGTGCATAAATACATGTATACGGGTGTTTTGTTTGTAACCAGGATGACCAGTTCAGTAATGTACTTTCAGTGTGATTGCTTTCTTCCCCCAGTGACAAATTAATTCaccccaaaaacatttttttttaaaggctgcTCTGTAGAAAACCAAGGGTCAAAAAAGGGACACGTAAATATTTACAACCAAAGTTTTCCAATCGTAAAATACATTGTATAAAAATATCCTTTGTCGAGTGATCAAGTCACTCAGGTCTCAGCAGCTTAACTGGTGCACTGTGGGACCACCTCTACTCCAGTCAGGGTCACCAGAGCAGAAGCACCATCTTCCCCAGGTCACAGGCTTGAGGGCTGGGCCTGCTGTGGGCTCGCAGTGAGTGAGGAGTGGGCGGGTAGGGGCTCGCAGTCTGTGATGCCGCCCTCGTCGTTCCGCATGTACATGAGGAACAGAGTCACGGTGGCAAAGGTTGTGGCGTTGACTGGGAATGCCCgaagcagtgtggaggtgaggcCACGCGTGAACACCCGCCAGCCCTCCCGCTTCATGCTCTGACGCATGCAGTCTGCAATGCCGTTGTACTTGTTGTGGCCACCCACGCCGTCCGCCTGGAGCCGGGATTTTATGACGTCCACGGGGTAGGTGGAGATCCACGAGGCGATGCCCGACATGCCGCCGGCAAAAAGCAACTTGAGGATCATGTAGGGGTCGTCGGGCTCGCAGCCCAAGTGGCGCGTCAGGACATCGTAGGTCAAGAAGTAGATCCCAAAGCCCGGCGTCTCACGGACCAGCGTGGTCACCATTCCCCGGTTGATTCCGCAGAAGCCCTCCTTCCGGTAGATGCGCACCAGGCAGTCCAGTGAGTTCTTGTACAACTTCTGCTTGGACTTCCTCTCGCCCAAGCCCTGCAGCTGCATCCGTGTCTTGGCCAGCTCCATAGGGCAGCAAATGATGCTCTGCAATGCCCCCGCCGATGCCCCAGCCAGGAACTGGTTGAGCGGTGTGTCGTGGCCCAGCCTGCGCATGGCGTTGCCCTGGACACCGAACACGA is a window from the Oncorhynchus keta strain PuntledgeMale-10-30-2019 chromosome 35, Oket_V2, whole genome shotgun sequence genome containing:
- the LOC118368546 gene encoding mitochondrial basic amino acids transporter-like, which produces MDFTLDFAAGCIGGAAGVLVGHPFDTVKVRLQVQSVDRPLYRGTYHCFQSIIRQESMTGLYKGIGSPMMGLTFINAIVFGVQGNAMRRLGHDTPLNQFLAGASAGALQSIICCPMELAKTRMQLQGLGERKSKQKLYKNSLDCLVRIYRKEGFCGINRGMVTTLVRETPGFGIYFLTYDVLTRHLGCEPDDPYMILKLLFAGGMSGIASWISTYPVDVIKSRLQADGVGGHNKYNGIADCMRQSMKREGWRVFTRGLTSTLLRAFPVNATTFATVTLFLMYMRNDEGGITDCEPLPAHSSLTASPQQAQPSSL